A DNA window from Paraburkholderia sp. IMGN_8 contains the following coding sequences:
- a CDS encoding MFS transporter — protein MSDTARPAAMPASPPPAPTLVMSPAHTRLLLVGLGLATGMEFYTFDSMNLVLADLTGTLGVSADEASWLLTVYSCALFLGVPVSIWMAGHYGYKRFLLSTIVVFAIASMGCAISPDLSSMLIWRAVQGLAGAGLVVWWRASIYVLMPKPQRSPSLMKASTLLYLSSAAGLLVSGYITDHFNWRLIFLPNLLYAAAAIWLLARYFPTLPPPASARVVSTDWLGIALLATALISLQIILNRGEIDDWFGSLHIRVLAWTGGTALLLFVVWQASPANRTPLLWLGLLRDRYVLSSALIGVFTGMILSGSLFVLPEFLRNLSTHTHSATQTGQIICIYALTAAAIRPLMVGLIARIGQRKTIVIALVMLIASMVLFNRLLTTDTPGYYYVVPLILYACCLSPLLPAVGSGTVARIEQNKLLDGVSLYMTFRQFGASLGVALLTILIGHRETLHSSRLFEHLRHDNPVTRDWLSSVSATLVARGGYTPIESQRAALSVLAEAGTHQAATLAYADAFAFMAVVGVIALCLVPIIPPTPVAKK, from the coding sequence ATGAGTGACACTGCACGGCCGGCAGCGATGCCCGCTTCGCCTCCGCCCGCGCCGACGCTCGTGATGTCGCCGGCGCATACCCGCCTGCTGCTCGTAGGCCTTGGCCTCGCCACCGGGATGGAGTTCTATACGTTCGACAGCATGAACCTGGTGCTGGCGGATCTGACCGGCACGTTGGGCGTGTCCGCGGACGAAGCCAGCTGGCTGCTGACCGTCTATAGCTGCGCGCTGTTTCTCGGCGTACCCGTCTCGATCTGGATGGCTGGGCACTACGGCTACAAGCGCTTCCTGCTCTCGACCATCGTCGTGTTCGCGATCGCCTCGATGGGTTGCGCGATCTCTCCGGATCTCAGTTCGATGCTGATCTGGCGCGCCGTCCAGGGGCTGGCCGGGGCGGGTCTCGTCGTATGGTGGCGCGCGAGCATCTACGTGCTGATGCCCAAACCGCAGCGCAGCCCGTCGCTGATGAAGGCTTCCACGTTGCTCTATCTGTCGAGCGCGGCAGGGCTTCTGGTCAGCGGCTATATCACGGACCATTTCAACTGGCGCCTGATCTTCCTGCCGAATCTGCTCTATGCAGCCGCCGCGATATGGCTGCTGGCCCGCTACTTCCCGACACTCCCGCCGCCCGCCTCAGCGCGCGTGGTCAGCACCGACTGGCTCGGCATTGCTCTTCTCGCAACGGCGCTGATCTCGCTTCAGATCATCCTCAATCGCGGCGAGATCGACGACTGGTTCGGATCGCTACATATTCGCGTGCTCGCCTGGACGGGCGGCACGGCCCTGCTTCTGTTCGTCGTCTGGCAGGCGAGTCCGGCGAATCGAACGCCGCTGCTCTGGCTCGGTCTGCTGCGTGACCGCTACGTGTTGTCGTCCGCGTTGATCGGTGTCTTCACCGGCATGATCCTGTCGGGCAGCCTGTTCGTTCTGCCCGAGTTTCTGCGCAATCTCTCGACCCATACCCATAGCGCGACCCAGACCGGGCAGATCATCTGCATCTATGCGTTGACCGCAGCCGCCATCCGGCCGCTCATGGTCGGCCTCATCGCGCGAATCGGCCAACGCAAGACGATCGTGATTGCTCTCGTCATGCTGATCGCGTCGATGGTTCTGTTCAATCGCCTGCTGACGACGGACACGCCTGGTTATTACTATGTGGTTCCGCTGATTCTTTACGCCTGCTGCCTGTCCCCGTTGTTGCCGGCGGTGGGCAGCGGCACGGTGGCAAGAATCGAGCAGAACAAGCTGCTCGACGGCGTCTCCCTTTACATGACCTTCCGGCAGTTCGGCGCTTCGCTCGGGGTCGCGCTGCTGACCATTCTCATCGGGCATCGCGAGACGCTTCATTCATCGCGCCTGTTCGAACACCTTCGCCACGACAATCCCGTGACGCGAGACTGGCTCTCTTCGGTGAGCGCAACGCTGGTCGCGCGCGGCGGCTATACCCCCATCGAGAGCCAGCGCGCAGCACTAAGCGTTCTCGCCGAAGCAGGCACACACCAGGCCGCCACGCTCGCCTACGCGGATGCGTTCGCCTTCATGGCGGTCGTCGGTGTCATCGCGCTATGCCTCGTTCCCATCATTCCGCCGACCCCGGTGGCCAAAAAATAA